The segment CAACGCCTGTAAAAAGGTCTCCTCTTTTCTGCTTTTGAGGGTCACAGAGGAGGTCGAGCCTTATTGTAAGCGTTGCGGAAATAAATACGTCACAAGGATCCTGTCCGGGATATCTGTCCTTAAGGGCGAAGAAAAACGAATTGAACGCCTTCTTGACCCTTCAGGGTTTTCCGGCCTTGACGGGGGCGATCCGGGGAGCATTGAAAAGATCGTGAAAAGATTGGGCGGGGAACTGGGGGGCGAGATCGGTGAGGACTTCGGAGATTACGTTAACGAAGGATATTCTTAAGCGACCCCTTTCCCTCCCTTAGCACTTCTATGGCATCGTCCAGCAGTCTGATCACCGTAGACGGGCGACTCATCACGATTCCCCCGTCAATCACGATATCAACGGTGTCTTTAAAGTTTTTCTCAATCTGTCTCGGGTCGGTGAGGACCTCTTCGCCCGAGATCCTTACGCTTGTGTTTATAATGGGCCTCTCGATCAATTCGGCAAGGGCTATGGGGACGGGGTGGTCGGGGATCCTGATGCCAACCTCTTTCTTGTCGGTCATAAGGAGTTTCGGCATAATCTTTCTTGCCTTCAGCACAAAGGTGTAGGGTCCCGGCAGACACACCTTCAACAATTCAAAGGCGGGGTCGCTCATTACGGCATAGTTGCTGATATCCTTGAAATCCCTGCATATAACACTTAATCCCCTTTTGTTGTCAAGTCTCTTGCTCAGATAGAGCTTCCTGATCGCCTTGATATTAAAGAGGTCACACCCCATTCCGTAAACAGTGTCTGTTGGGTATGCAATAATCCCGCCACCGCTCAGCACTTCTTTTATCATCCCCGTTATCTTCTTCCTTGGTCTCGCCGGATCCCATTCAACGATCATCTCTTCCTCCCCGCATATCGTGCTATGATTCTCCTCTTGCCCGCACGGTTGGTTATCGTCTCCTCATAGAAGAGCGGCTCCATTTCCGGAAAATATCCGATGAGCTCTCCGTCGTC is part of the Syntrophorhabdaceae bacterium genome and harbors:
- a CDS encoding L-threonylcarbamoyladenylate synthase, giving the protein MIVEWDPARPRKKITGMIKEVLSGGGIIAYPTDTVYGMGCDLFNIKAIRKLYLSKRLDNKRGLSVICRDFKDISNYAVMSDPAFELLKVCLPGPYTFVLKARKIMPKLLMTDKKEVGIRIPDHPVPIALAELIERPIINTSVRISGEEVLTDPRQIEKNFKDTVDIVIDGGIVMSRPSTVIRLLDDAIEVLREGKGSLKNILR
- a CDS encoding zinc ribbon domain-containing protein, with the protein product MPIYEYQCNACKKVSSFLLLRVTEEVEPYCKRCGNKYVTRILSGISVLKGEEKRIERLLDPSGFSGLDGGDPGSIEKIVKRLGGELGGEIGEDFGDYVNEGYS